The region GGCGAATTTAATAAAGTTGAACTCAAATGAGGTGAATTTAGTGAAGTTCAACTCAAATGAGGCGAATTCAATGGAATTCAACTCAAATGAGGCGGATTTTATAGAATTCAAGTCAATAAGCGAATCCAACAAAGTTCAAGTAGGTGAATTCAAAGCTCAGTTTTTGAGTAAAAACCTCACTTCGAAGTTGTAATCTTCACACAAAGCTGAAACAAGAGCTGTTTGGGGTGTTATTTGGTTGAAATTTTTAGTGTGATAGGGTTGTTTAGTTTGGTGATATTCTAGTGTGGTGTTGTAGTGTTTCTAATAGCACAATGGGATCAAAGAAACATGGAGCAACATCTTTTTTTTAATCTCACTCTATTCATAAAGTCAGCTTACCCTTAAACCGTCAAAATGTGAATTGAATTGACACTTTCAATCAAAATATCAAAAGTGGACTAAGGCGAATCCAGCCTGACCGGCCCATCAGCCCATATTACCACCCCAACATGGAAATCCATACACAccattattcattttttttttataagcacacCATTATTCATAACTTCGGTAGCAATCAATTTTCAAcggaaaaaaaaactcaaatcaTCCATGAAAAGAAATCAACAAGCGCATATCTTCCCCTGCATCGAACCAAACCGTCGGATTCCCACGCATTCAACTCTACCGTTACAACCCGTACGAAAATACCCGTATATATAATTGAGATGCCAAGCCTAGTTAGAGAGACACCATAACATATCAACGTTGTTTTCCCTGTACTTGAAATGGCTCAGAACCAATCTCACAGACAATCACAGAAACACACACAAaacagagaaagagaaaagactCAGCTAGAAGAAGCAcattaaaaagaaacagaaacacCACCCTTTTTATATCACTCCAAACACATTCTATCTTTCCTCAtcactttcttttctcttcctcCCTTTCAAGCTTTTCAACAATCCGAAACTCTTCAAATTCGAAcccggttcggttcggttcaatCATGGAGCAAACCACACTCGACTCGTTTCAGTTCAACGAAGAAATCCAGGGACTCATGGCTCCGGCGCCGGAATCCGCCAGCTCCTTCACCGCGCTTCTCGAGCTGCCGCCCACGCAGGCCGTCGATCTCCTCCACTCGCCGCCTCGCCACGTCAGCAATCCGGAACACCATACGTTGAGCGAGAATTTGACCTTTCTTTCCAACAACGCCGCCAGATTCTCCGTGTTCGCCGCAGGAAACTCGCCGCCGCCGCTGCAAGTGAAGCGTGAGTCGCCGGAGACCGATTCAAACCCGAGCTCGGCGCAAGGCGGTGGCTACGTCTCTGATCCTGCCGTCGAGAACATGAACCCGAAGTGCGTCAAGAGGAAGGAGCGAGAGAAGAAGGTTCGTCACTTCGTCCCTCAAATTCTCTGATTGCAACCGTTTTCCACAATTTCTAGGGTTCTGATTTTCCCCAATTTGGGCGAAATTTCATTGGTTGCGTCGTGAACGCAGGTTAAAGTGTCGTCGAAGAAGAGCAAAAGCGCCATCGCAGCCGACGATAGATGCGGCGGCGATGGCGACGGCGACGGCGAGAAGCTTCCGTACGTGCACGTTCGCGTTCGTCGAGGTCAAGCTACTGATAGTCATAGCTTAGCAGAAAGGGTAACCACTTTAATTAACCGCTAATTAATTAACTTCTTTAATTAGTTTTCTTTATCAAAAAGTTTAGTTGAGTATATTTAAGAAAACAacaaattcttaattttttatagtttaatttgttttgttttgtaggCTAGGAGAGAGAAGATAAATGCTCGGATGAAACTTTTACAAGAGCTAGTCCCTGGTTGCAACAAGGTCTTAGTTTCtgaaacttttttttattagattTGATGAATTTTGCATAACTCAATCTTCATGATTATGCCATGATTATCTATTAAATTGTCTCCTAAAGCACTATTATGTCTCCGGATTATGGAGTTTAGTTAAATGGATTATGTCATTGTCAacttttcacaaaaaaaaaagtgcatgCTTTTGCATCAAGCAAAGTGCTCGCTGCTACTGAACATGACATTAAGATTAGTTACAAGGAAAAACTATTCATGTCACCCACACTAATCCTCATGTAGTCATATCATATGTATCGCAGTTTAAAGTGCGATATAGAAAAATGCATGTtggaatcaaaaaaaaaaaaaaaagaaaaatgcatGTCGCACTTAAGTATATGCAGTTTTTTCAAATGTAATATGCACTATGTTTTTACACAAGCACTTTAAAGTGCAGTATACATTTATTTAATCGGGATATTATTAagacttaaataagtttttggtccctattaTTAATAAGTGTGGGtgttattaataattttatccTTGTTACAATTTGCAACGTAATGAAGAGGATTAACCCAACTCTtctttttgatacatcggaaaataactCTGAACTCTTCTTATAACCCCTTAATTTTTACATCATAGTGCACAAAAATTATCTCACCtcttcattttttaatattaaaagtGCTGATACACCGAGAATTATCCCAATTCTATTTGAagattttgtttgttttgtaaCTCCAATacaaaagaaagataaaaactCATTATTCCAATCTTATCTTCTATTTAGCCTTGCATAAGTTGGGTATGTAATAGCAACTCTTCTATTCAACCCTTCTATTCTAACTGTATTTTTGGATTCCATTTACTTGTAAAAGCTCTTTTAATagaaattcatattttaaaagagattgaaaaaaatacattttggTAAATAATAtcagtgtgtttggatttccaTCCGCTCACATTCTAATGCACTTTGAACTGGTTTGATCAATTCATCTCTCTTGTGTTTTTGGAGTGAATGTACTTTTGTTAAACTTGAATATAAATACAAATGCACACTATCTCATAAAGAGTTACTTGAATTGAACGGCTGCGGTAACACTGCAAAAGGAAACATCAAAACATGAATGTTACACAATAGTAATATAttgattcttttttattttggcCATAAATTAATCGTTGTTTTTTGAAAAGAACAAAATACAAATATACGTCATGGTTTGTACAGAACAATTAAGGTAATCCTCCCTGgttcctttcttcagccttGTGGCTTAATGGAGAGACAGAAGGGTGGGCGTGTGGGGCAAAATAGGGAGTTAGTCTAGCTGGATTGTGGCTTTAACCATTGGGAGACACATAGGTGGGCATATTGACACTGGAATCCATGGGTCCCCCTAAGCAAGTGAAGTATTAACCTTTCTCAGTGATGTAGATGGAACCATCAGCTCTGAGTTTGGTATCCATCAATCTTTTATGGGATAAGGATAATAGGGTTAGAAAAGAGAGTATACCTTTTGGTGTTAAAACCTAACTGGCTTTGGTTTGAAGATTGTCGTgtgtgtttgaactttgaatacCAGTTGAGTTAATGGGAAAGCAAACTCATTTTGTCTCGAAGTGAGCGTCAACGCTTGTTAGCACCGGCACTAATGGGTATCCAAACATCCCGTACATATCAAAATTATTGTCACCTCAACCTAACCTAATACACACGGCAAAATTTATGTCCTGAATTTATAACTTTATACGTACATGATCAAAATTATTGTCACCTAAACCTAACCTAATATACAAGGCAAAATTTATGATCTGAATTTAGAACTTTATACTCCACTGCATTTTTCTCTACCCTGCTCTTTCTTTTGTCTCTGGGTTATTGTAATAATGATATTTCCAGAGTAAGGACTTGAGTCATCAATGCAACATGTATCTGTTGAGCTACCGGATATTTATCAGTTAGCAACTCTGATTTGTGGGCTCTTCACATGGAATTTCACCTGTTAAATAATATGTTAACTGCTTTCCCCAAGATTTGCAATCCTAAGATCAAGGATTTTCCACTAGTGTGCTTCACTAATTGATTTGAAGTTAAACTTGAGCTCTAACATTATTTGTTGATATTCAAAACTAGAATTTAGGAGATGGTTTTAGACTTTTAGTTGTCAACTCCAGGATGAAAATAATGAAGATTGGTTGGTTGTGCTGCAGCTAGCGTGTGAGAAGTTTTAGCAAGCCCCATTTCTGATTATGGTTTAAGTTATTTTGAACAAGGGTCTTGTTATGGAATCAAGAAGAATAccaaatttttattgaaaagtaCAATGTTCAGTGTATTAAATGTTACATTTTCTATTATTATTCTTATTTCTTTTGATTCCTTTACTAGAGCACTGCCCTTGCCTTACTCAGACAGTGTTTATCATGTATCAACAAGGAAAAAATAATCTGGTTGGGATGTCAGTCCAAATTTAGTTATCTCATTCCGAATTTTAGATTTACTATGCACTATGTTCGATCACCTTTCATAGGCTTTTCTATGTTCAATTTTGAGCCTTAATACGCAGCCACTCTTTGATTTTTGACAGCATATAGattgttttgaatttttctttAAGTTGCTAATCTAGTAAGTCAAAGATAGGTGACATGACAAAGTTCGTTTTACAGATATCAGGAACAGCATTGGTTCTAGATAATATCATCAACCATGTGCAATCTCTGCAGCATGAAGTGGAGGTCAGATTTTCAGTTCACTTCTAGTTCTAGGCAATTGGTTTTACAAACAACTAGAAGGATAAAGTAGTTAGCACCAATCTATTCCTTAATATAGCTGTTGTTGGTATTGCTTACAAACTTTTAAAGAAGTGGCTTGTGTTTTCTTTCTACAAGACCTATATCAGATTCTGTAAAATTGAAATATTGTCCTGTATATATACCATAAGATTAGGGAACATTTTGGCACTCTTTGGATCAAATAAAACACAGCTTACTCTATTAGCATTAAAGCAGTAATGACCTTATTATTTTGTACTAGTTGACATTATAAACTGCTATCCTTTCTTCTTCAAT is a window of Lotus japonicus ecotype B-129 chromosome 5, LjGifu_v1.2 DNA encoding:
- the LOC130717923 gene encoding transcription factor bHLH48-like, which gives rise to MEQTTLDSFQFNEEIQGLMAPAPESASSFTALLELPPTQAVDLLHSPPRHVSNPEHHTLSENLTFLSNNAARFSVFAAGNSPPPLQVKRESPETDSNPSSAQGGGYVSDPAVENMNPKCVKRKEREKKVKVSSKKSKSAIAADDRCGGDGDGDGEKLPYVHVRVRRGQATDSHSLAERARREKINARMKLLQELVPGCNKISGTALVLDNIINHVQSLQHEVEILSMKLASANPIIDFNLDSILATEGVSLTDSNFPATVAPIAWPEIPLNENRQHYQQSWQFDAFHQPLWGREEYNPNFMTPENSLLSYDSSVNSVSLHSNQLKMEL